In Spirobacillus cienkowskii, a genomic segment contains:
- the csy3 gene encoding type I-F CRISPR-associated protein Csy3, with amino-acid sequence MQLLQPSLLSYSRSIQTGKGLFYAIVNHEGKKIKTPVTVVQTSIRGTQSSHSAGQSFYDENPDKPNLQRIEVAHLPANSDTFECVFSLNVLGKSIKPDACNDEQFIEYVAQFLKIYTDKNGYAILAQKYVNQILNGSWLWRNRDADNLTITIKVMNRTNFLEEFNNECQFIVAQPYSEQQKKFLQMLIDQFAAALSGKSHLLRLEITASGKIGLGQEIFPSQEFIEKDKMKDDIGRVLAKTSLGTVDNHAYLHPQKIGNALRTIDTWYSNANFVPALPIEPYGVDSKMQKAMRVSKESKNDFYSLVENIISLTEELKASKNVEEIPGNVHFVVGCLVRGGVFSYSSQESFEKRKKKEAEKASKKQIKKDNKKIGS; translated from the coding sequence ATGCAATTATTGCAACCAAGCTTACTTTCTTATTCGCGTTCTATACAAACAGGCAAGGGTTTATTTTACGCAATTGTTAATCATGAGGGGAAAAAAATAAAAACACCTGTTACTGTAGTGCAAACAAGCATCCGTGGTACGCAATCAAGCCATTCTGCAGGGCAAAGTTTTTATGATGAAAACCCAGATAAACCGAATTTGCAACGCATAGAGGTGGCGCACTTGCCTGCAAACTCCGATACCTTTGAGTGTGTGTTTTCTTTAAATGTATTAGGTAAGAGCATTAAACCCGATGCCTGTAATGACGAGCAATTTATAGAATATGTTGCCCAATTTTTAAAAATTTATACAGATAAAAATGGTTACGCAATTTTAGCACAAAAATATGTAAACCAAATTTTAAATGGTTCGTGGTTATGGCGCAACAGAGACGCCGATAACTTAACAATTACTATTAAAGTGATGAATCGTACCAATTTTTTAGAAGAATTTAATAATGAATGTCAATTTATTGTTGCGCAGCCTTATTCTGAGCAGCAAAAAAAATTTTTACAAATGTTAATCGATCAGTTTGCTGCCGCACTTTCTGGAAAAAGTCATTTATTACGATTAGAAATTACGGCAAGCGGTAAAATTGGTTTGGGGCAAGAAATTTTTCCAAGTCAAGAATTTATAGAAAAAGATAAAATGAAAGATGATATTGGCAGAGTTCTTGCAAAAACAAGCTTAGGTACAGTAGATAATCATGCCTACTTGCACCCGCAAAAAATAGGCAATGCCTTGCGCACTATTGATACTTGGTATTCCAATGCAAATTTTGTGCCCGCCTTACCCATTGAGCCTTATGGTGTTGATTCAAAAATGCAAAAAGCCATGCGTGTTTCTAAAGAAAGTAAAAATGATTTTTATTCTTTAGTAGAAAATATTATTTCTTTAACCGAAGAACTTAAAGCATCAAAAAATGTAGAAGAAATACCTGGAAATGTACATTTTGTTGTTGGGTGTTTAGTTCGCGGCGGTGTGTTTAGTTACTCTAGCCAAGAAAGTTTTGAAAAGCGCAAAAAGAAAGAAGCAGAAAAGGCATCTAAAAAGCAAATAAAGAAAGATAATAAAAAAATTGGATCTTGA
- a CDS encoding type I-F CRISPR-associated protein Csy2 translates to MKNGFLGVHNVVVTGAQAMANIYVEGFPSVTGILGMMHATQRKCNFEHNKNIKFNAVSVFLRELECSITHPRFTPGHENQRASGNSAIAATVDTRILNFVADFVFNIDLLDENLDENIDFLQSEDFKNIFFSNFCCSGVIESVDKIKFDESFFTHLNSIPYNAFVLECASDELIKIKNEHEVDALEALLRMCEGGKRDEKNVDFYAVPLAVGFVSLDEQPQQREGARAVQHIYAEPLLGAGRLRNVKSLRNHEKQENHKKIFWSYFSNSKMFIAKSNTILEI, encoded by the coding sequence ATGAAAAATGGATTTTTAGGTGTGCATAATGTGGTGGTAACGGGTGCGCAAGCCATGGCGAATATTTATGTGGAGGGTTTTCCATCTGTTACGGGAATACTTGGAATGATGCATGCAACACAACGCAAGTGCAATTTTGAGCATAATAAAAATATTAAATTTAATGCGGTGTCGGTATTTTTACGAGAGTTAGAGTGTTCTATCACACACCCTCGCTTTACCCCTGGGCATGAAAATCAAAGAGCAAGCGGCAACTCTGCTATTGCAGCAACTGTAGATACACGTATTTTAAATTTTGTTGCAGATTTTGTTTTTAATATTGATTTATTAGATGAAAATTTAGATGAAAATATTGATTTTTTACAAAGCGAAGATTTTAAAAATATCTTTTTTTCTAACTTTTGCTGCAGTGGTGTTATTGAAAGTGTTGATAAAATAAAATTTGATGAAAGTTTCTTTACTCATTTAAATTCTATTCCATATAATGCGTTTGTATTAGAATGTGCAAGTGATGAGCTCATAAAAATAAAAAATGAACACGAAGTCGATGCATTGGAAGCATTGCTGCGTATGTGTGAAGGAGGAAAACGTGATGAAAAAAATGTAGATTTTTATGCTGTTCCGTTAGCTGTTGGTTTTGTTTCTTTAGACGAGCAGCCGCAGCAACGAGAAGGGGCTCGAGCTGTGCAGCACATTTATGCTGAACCGTTATTGGGAGCTGGCAGATTGCGCAATGTAAAATCGCTGCGTAATCACGAAAAACAAGAAAATCATAAAAAAATATTTTGGTCTTATTTTTCTAATTCAAAAATGTTTATTGCAAAATCAAATACTATTTTGGAGATTTAA
- the phnD gene encoding phosphate/phosphite/phosphonate ABC transporter substrate-binding protein → MKLNLVSAMCFLLPITSSYALDKLGSHNNPLKIAIVPSSQAIQALDSAKPVAKCIEQKSKIFITLQIPNSYIAVVEAMGAQKVDLAFGDIVSFIIARNKFGAEPLLQTVRYGMRSYQSAIFVKSNSPIKTVKDLNGKKFAYSDASSASSYIYPSILMKNTNAKFAQEVATGSMDASIIALMQGQVDAAAAYYNAPDKDSGKILDARSRVEKIYPNIYKETKILWLSKPIPNEPVYVRKGLSNDLKVKLAPAIAQCAKDFPNAINNIQELLPVNKKNNEYDDFIKEIVKSGLNISSIFNKN, encoded by the coding sequence TTGTTACCAATCACAAGTTCTTATGCATTAGATAAACTTGGTTCACATAATAACCCTTTAAAAATTGCAATTGTGCCATCGAGTCAAGCAATCCAAGCATTAGACAGTGCAAAGCCAGTCGCAAAATGTATTGAGCAAAAATCAAAAATTTTTATTACTTTACAAATTCCAAATAGTTATATAGCGGTTGTGGAAGCAATGGGGGCGCAAAAAGTAGATTTAGCATTTGGCGATATTGTGAGTTTTATCATTGCGCGAAATAAATTTGGTGCCGAGCCTCTATTACAAACCGTTCGGTATGGAATGCGCAGTTACCAATCGGCTATTTTTGTAAAAAGTAACTCTCCTATTAAAACAGTAAAAGATCTGAATGGAAAAAAATTTGCATACTCTGACGCCAGCTCTGCTTCAAGCTATATTTATCCTTCTATTTTAATGAAAAATACTAATGCTAAATTCGCACAAGAGGTTGCTACTGGAAGTATGGACGCCTCAATCATTGCGCTCATGCAAGGTCAGGTTGATGCGGCGGCCGCATATTACAATGCGCCAGATAAAGATTCTGGAAAAATATTAGATGCAAGATCAAGAGTAGAAAAAATTTATCCAAATATTTATAAAGAAACAAAAATTTTATGGTTATCGAAACCAATCCCTAATGAACCCGTGTATGTGCGCAAAGGCTTAAGTAACGATCTTAAAGTCAAGCTAGCTCCAGCTATTGCGCAATGTGCAAAAGACTTTCCAAATGCGATTAATAATATTCAAGAACTGCTACCTGTAAACAAAAAAAATAATGAGTATGATGACTTTATAAAAGAAATTGTAAAATCGGGTTTAAATATTTCGTCGATTTTTAATAAAAATTGA